Proteins found in one Mytilus edulis chromosome 2, xbMytEdul2.2, whole genome shotgun sequence genomic segment:
- the LOC139511448 gene encoding prostaglandin E synthase 2-like isoform X2 translates to MYQFTSCPFCCKLRSVLDYYGFSYDIIEVNSVNKKQIKWSDYKKVPILVCEDVGKNGFLQLNDSTVIISILQSYLLDRSQSLEKLASYYPALEGQDEKGKKTVEFQNKYFLMYQQAELTDNRTKEQYEEERKWRRWTDSDLVHMLSPNVYRTPSESLQTFRHFDKVGEWEKNFSSWERTVVIYVGASVMWVMGKIIKRKYGLKDEVRDSLYDSCRLWTKTVGKRKFLGGDKPNLADLSVYGVLTSIEGCQAFEDTLNNTKIGPWFYRMKDACTNHKGSSSSHHS, encoded by the exons ATGTACCAGTTTACAAGCTGTCCATTCTGTTGTAAGCTGAGGTCAGTTCTGGATTACTATGGATTTTCCTATGACATCATTGAAGTTAACTCTGTGAATAAAAAGCAGATAAAATGGTCAGATTATAAGAAAGTACCAATCCTTGTATGTGAGGATGTTGGAAAGAATGGCTTTTTA caACTGAATGATTCCACTGTGATAATAAGTATTCTACAATCCTATCTCCTAGACAGATCACAGAGTCTGGAGAAGTTAGCCTCATATTACCCAGCACTGGAAGGACAAGATGAGAAAGGGAAAAAAACTGTtgagtttcaaaataaatattttctcatGTACCAGCAGGCTGAACTTACAGATAACAGAACCAAAGAACAATATGA ggaGGAAAGGAAGTGGAGAAGATGGACAGACTCTGATCTGGTGCACATGCTGTCTCCTAATGTTTACCGTACCCCTAGTGAATCCTTGCAGACATTCAGACATTTTGACAAAGTTGGTGAATGGGAGAAGAACTTCAGTAGTTGGGAGAGAACAGTTGTTATCTATGTTGGAGCATCTGTTATGTGGGTGATGgggaaaatcatcaaaagaaA ATATGGTCTGAAAGATGAAGTACGAGACTCACTGTATGACTCATGTCGTTTATGGACAAAAACTGTAGGGAAGAGGAAGTTTTTAGGAGGAGATAAACCAAACTTGGCTGACCTG TCTGTATATGGTGTGCTGACATCTATAGAAGGGTGCCAGGCTTTTGAAGATACCCTTAACAACACAAAGATTGGACCCTGGTTCTACAGAATGAAAGATGCTTGTACAAATCATAAAGGAAGCAGTTCTTCTCATCATAGTTAA